ATGCGCAGCACGGCGACGACGGAGGCGACGCCAAGCACGATCGCGAGCCCTTTGACGGCGATGATGGCACTGATCTTGATCGGTTCGCTATGCACGTAGTCCTCGATCACGACCTGAATCCCCGATTGCGCGTGATGGAAGGTCGCGACGATGAGCAGAACCAGGAGAACGGTCACCACGGGCGAACTGATCCATTGCAGGAAGACCGCATGATCGGCCCCGGTCAACGCCGCCACCGATGCGACGAACCATATTGTCAATGGGATCAATGCCAGGGCGGTGAGCCGCTGGGCCCACCAATGGGCAGTGCCGTCCTTGGCTGAGCCCAGGCCGCGCGCGGTCTTCATCGGTGTCCGAAACGCCATCGTTCACCCTCCCATCGCGGCATAGCCGAGGATCCACGACAACAGCGTAAGGCCGATGGCGGCGAACACGACGATCCACCCGGTGGCCGTCATTGTCTTGATTTCAAACCCCAACCCGGCATCCCAGGCAAGGTGACGAATGCCGTTGCACAGGTGGTAAAATAGCGCCAGCGACCACCCGAAAAGCATCAACCGGCCAATCCACGACCCGATAACCGCTTGCGCGGTCTCGAACGGACCCGGTCCGGCCGCCGCCGCCAGCAGCCACCAGACCAAAATAAATGTGCCGACCGCCAGCGCGACCCCCGTGAGGCGGTGCAAGATCGACAGCGCCATGGTGATTTGCCAGCGGTAGACTTGCAAATGCGGAGAAAGAGGCCGGTTTTCGGACGCCATGATCGCAATCCCAGAATAGGGCATGGAACTAGGTACGAATTTCGTCGTTCGATGCCGCCTACACCATCAATGTTACTTAGACTGCCGCTGCCCGCCGAGTCAACTTAGCGGCGGCGGCGATAACGGCGAAGAACGCAACT
This is a stretch of genomic DNA from Alphaproteobacteria bacterium. It encodes these proteins:
- the sdhC gene encoding succinate dehydrogenase, cytochrome b556 subunit, yielding MASENRPLSPHLQVYRWQITMALSILHRLTGVALAVGTFILVWWLLAAAAGPGPFETAQAVIGSWIGRLMLFGWSLALFYHLCNGIRHLAWDAGLGFEIKTMTATGWIVVFAAIGLTLLSWILGYAAMGG
- the sdhD gene encoding succinate dehydrogenase, hydrophobic membrane anchor protein, yielding MAFRTPMKTARGLGSAKDGTAHWWAQRLTALALIPLTIWFVASVAALTGADHAVFLQWISSPVVTVLLVLLIVATFHHAQSGIQVVIEDYVHSEPIKISAIIAVKGLAIVLGVASVVAVLRIALGAGI